A window of Daucus carota subsp. sativus chromosome 2, DH1 v3.0, whole genome shotgun sequence genomic DNA:
tcatatttattttaagttctTTTCTAAAGTGctcatcaatttttaatttaattgtaatggaagtcatatttaatttaatcatcgTAAAACCCGATTGTtagtttaatttgaaaaaaataatatttcaatcGACAAAATAAATGCAATTAACTAGAGGCAACatgatacaaattttaaattgaacttCATCAAAATAAgtacaaaataaaaatcaataagtctcaaaatatttataagtttaaAACTAAGCCAAAAAAAGACACTGATTCTCGTTTCTTCTTCTTGCAATAATGCTTATATTTCACCGGCAAGCATAGCAATAACGAGTTGTTTTTTCTCTGCATCCGATGCTCCAAAAAATAACACCATTAAATTTTCACTATCAGCTATCTTCTTAGCAGTGTTGAACCTTTGCACAACATCAATGTTAGAGATCTTTGCCAACTCGTTCataatcttcttttttttctccaACCTATCAGTTTCTACAGCAATCAACAACATGGCGGAACTTGCAAATTCAGCTGCCACTACCTTAGCTGAATTTGCAAACTCAGCCGCTATCATTTTAGGAGCATTATACATCACCTCAACCATTTGTTCAGCATCAAATTTTTCCCTCTTTGAACTCCTTTTAGAAATAGACTCATCAGATGCTTGCATACTCGAATCATCATTCCTTCATTGAGCAGCTccttcaaaattaatattttttttcgcCTCCATTGCACTTTCAGGATTATGACTAGTTGCTCTATCTTTGCCAAAGATGACTGCTAGATCGTCAAAAAATGGAAATGGTATGCTTCTCCATTTCAAAACCCCAACATGAGACTGCAACCATTAGTTAAAGATACCATATTAATATAAAGGATGATAAACATTCAAATATTCCAATTTCACATGCCAGACAACATGCATTAAGAAAACACATACAAAGAGAATTAAATAAGCAGGAAGTGTTGGCCAAATGGGGTAAGGAAGTAGCAATAGTAAATTCTTTCATGCAGCCACCAAAGCCCGAAGAAAAGCGAACAGAATCAATACCTTGATCAATGATTGCGGAGAAACGGTTGGTTGGGGCTCGGGCCTGGAAGAAACAATGGTGAACTATTTTACGAGCCTATTTTTAGCAACAAATATAGATTACTCAAAGGTTATTAATTGCGTTACACGGCTCATTACTGAAAATCAAAACTCAGATAAGCTTGCAGCAGTTCAATTCAAGGAGGTAAAGGCAGCCTTATTCAGTATGCATCCTGACAAGTCACTTGGGCCGGATGGTATGAGCCCGGgcttttatcaaaaatattggaAGGTGGTGGGATCAGATCTAGTGCAGCTGACACAAGAGTTTTTTACAATTGGTATGTTCGATCAAAGCATCACagataaaaatattgttttgatTCCAAAGAAGCAGGACCCATCATACATGACAGAACTTAGACCTATTTCATTATGTAATGTGGCGTATAAAGTAGTGTCAAAAGTTCTGGCAAACAGGCTTAAGGGTGTTATTGGCGGCATTATCTCTGTAACTCAAAGTGCGTTTATTCCAGGAAGGTTGATTTCTGATAATATAATGATTTCATACGAAGTCATGCATTATATGAAACGAAAAGTGTCTGGAAAAACGGGGTGGATGTCACTCAATTTGGATATGAGCAAAGCCTATGACCGAGTTGAATGGAATTTTCTGAAGGAGATGCTTCTGACGTTGGGTTTCGAAGACAAGCTGGTGTCCTTATTCATGAATTGTGTCACTTCAGCCAGGTACACAATAAATCATTCAGGAAAGGAATTCGGTTTAATTTTGCCAAAGAGAGGAATTAGACAAGGAGATCCACTTTCctcatatatgtttttaatttgtatgGAGGGGCTTACAGCATTGGTTAATGAGTACGAGAGAAGGAGACTGTTAACAGGTATAAAAGTTGCAAGAGGCGCCCCAGTGTTGACTCACATGTTCTTTGCCGACGATTCGTATATATACTCTAAGGCAAACGAGGAAACGGCGCTGCAAATTAATCATATGTTGCAAGTGTACGAGAAGGCGTCAGggcaacaaatatataaaacaaagtcTTCTGTTTTATTCAGCTGCAACACTAATCAGGAAGAGAAGGAAATAGTTTGCAATATTCTTGGTTTTGCTGAAACTTCTGAGGAAACAACATACCTTGGCTTACCAAACTTTGTGGgaagaaataaaaaagtggCATTTGGTTATCTCAAAAATCGAATGCAGAGTAAAATTGAGGGTTGGGATAAGAAATATTTGTCAAAGGGTGGAAAAGAAATAAGGTTAAAGACGGTGTCCCAAGCAATGCCAAGCTACGCAATGAGTATCTTTTTGTTACCACTGAAGTTATGTGCTGAAATGGAGAGCGTGATGTGTAAATATTGGTGGAAAAATTCAGTAAACAAACCGAAAGGGATTCATAGGGTATTATGGGACAAATTATGCAAGAAAAAGTCAGAAGAAGGTATGGGCTTCAGAAAATTACATGACTTTAATCTGGCTCTATTGGTTAACAAGCATGGAGGTTAGTCACACAAGTAGAGAGTATGGTTAGCAAAGTTTTCAAAGCAAGATACTATCCCGATGGTAACTTTCTGACAGCGAAAATTTGAGCTAATCCCAGTTTCGTATGGAGAAGTATTATTGCAACACAGGAATTGGTGAAATCAGGTATGACTCGTCGTGTAGGTACTGGAGTTACCATAGACACTGAAGTTGATCCTTGGTTACCTTGCGACAATGATCCATATATTTACACAAAGCATGAAGCCTTGAGAGGGAACAAAGTATCTGCACTCATGACCGAGAACCATGATAGCTGGGACATAGATTTGGTTAAAGACATTTTTAATGAGCGAGACGCTAATCTTATCCTCTCAATTCCACTTCAGGGAACAAACAATGATTCTTGGTTTTGGAGAAGAGACAATATATAAATGCCCTTGGTCATTAGATTTTTCAAGATATTCTGATTGAAATAATAAAGGCAATATATAAATGTTATCCaaaaaattaatcattctaaGGAGTTCCCTCGGTTCTCTTGATAGTGAGGTTCCCCCTCAAaccttactctctctctctctctctctctctctctatatatatatatatatatatatatatatatatatatatatatatatatgtgtgtatgtatgtatatgtatatatatatatatatagggataggatcaaacaAAAaccttttttaagttacaaatttacaaactttttttttgaatttttttattctcccaacctattaattaatctttagttatagtaagtatccatgttgaaaattattgaaaaaacatcacaattttaaaaataacgcgcAGATagatcgtgcattcaacacatttgtaactcgGGTTCAACATTGAGTGTAGAACAtcaattatcattgtgttgaatatatttatagagatgcttaaactatacctctggggtttgggtagagtctagaaagataaatattggttatataataagtttaacttagttcttataCTGAAAAactagtttatgtacttctccaacacaatttcaatcaatgttcaacaaaatatcttaaaaaaatgttgaactcaagttatatatgtgttgaacaaaaaaagtttgtaagtttgttagtttgtaccagaaccctcccctatatatatctgtgtatgtgtgtgtgtctatatatatatatatatatatatatatatatatatatatatatatatatatatatatatatatatagacagagagagagagagaaaaggaGGTCAGATTAACCTCATTTAACATATTACTTACATCAGGTCAAATGACCTCTGTAGTTGTCGTTTAACATCTACCcgagagaaaaaaaaaacaaatagccctagtttattaattaaaacaatacgAACTGCACATATCTGGTGATTGCACATGGTGTTTAACACATGGAACACCAAACTCAAGAAATAcatgtgaataaaaatttatttggagTTTCAATCATCAATATTCACTCAACTCATATTATATTCatcaattaaaatttcaatgatATGAATGATGTATGTATATTAAACccaatcaaataaatataaagatcAGAGAGACCAAACTCCAGGGTTGCAACAGTCATATATATTCCAGAGCAAATTCTTCCACCTCTGTTGGTGGTTAGATCCTGTCATATAAAACTAATTACTTGATTGAACTAAGTTGGGATTTGTGCAATATGAACTCAAAACAAGATTTATGTgttcgtgtatatatataaggttGATTTAAGGGATTTAGAGCAAAATAAAAACTGATGTAATGGTATATGTTATAAAGAAGAATAGACGTGAGTTATGTATATATAGTATTAAACGACAACTAAAGGGGTCGTTTGACCTGATGTAAGTAATATGTTAAATGAGGTTAATCTGACCTCcctttttctctctctctctcacacacacacacacatatatatataactctttATGAgcgtaatattttttttccctcTTCTCCTTTCTCAGTACCACCATTTGTTAATAGAGCTGGTCAAATGAGCGGGTTCGAACCGCTTGTTTGAAACCGAACCGTCTAAATATTCGTTAAAACTCGATTCGTGGTGGGTTTGATTAGGCCCGGCTCAGCTCATTAAATATCACTAATCAAATACGAGTAGCAATATGGTAATCTGAAATCGGCCCGCGAATTAAATGAATTAAGCACGCCTCCGGCTCACACGAATCAACCGAACTAACGAATCACGAATCAGACAACGAATCAAAAAACTCGGCCCGGACCACGAATCAAACTCGGGTCGGACCATGTATTAATTGAGTTCTTGTTTATATCgattataacaaattatatacGCGAAACCAGCTGAAAAAATACATTATCCATGGTggttataaaaaatatacataaggaTTATTACCTTAATTTCTTCGAGTCTTTTGATTgtaattacttgagagaaaaattataattttatttaatcaatacaattaataatatattatcacatattattttataaattttattattaataaatataataaattaattatatcatgGTATAATATCATtctatgaaatattttatatattaaaataaatatcaattttaaaataagtttttagTCCGCAAAATTGTAGCTACTTGTAACATGATTCAAGTAAAAATTTAGCTTATTTCACGTGTACCCATCAAATGAGCTGTTCCCCACCCTGGACAATTTTACCGTATTCCGAATTCAGTGGTTTCAATAAACCCCCTGCAGTAGTTGGTTTTGGACGCGATCATCACTTGTAGTGATTTATCATTCAATGAATGAATAAAAAAGGATCCACGGATATTAATCCAATTCAATTAGAGCGGTTCTTACTTTTTAGTTATCCAGAAGCAAATCATGTAAAATCgaaagaattttatttttcttttgactTCTTTTATTTACAaagtaaacaaataattaaaaaatatttaattaaattaaaccgaaacataaaattaaaataaaaaattaataataaataaaccaaCCAAGCCCGCGAACCCACGAATCGGTTCACAGGTTCACTGGCTGAGGACTCGGCTCGAAACCGGATTGGCCGGTGTAAATAAGCGGGTCGGTTACGAATCAACTCCCACCAGCTTAGACAGCTGGCAACTCGGCTTGGCCCCACTCGGACCCACGAATCGGTTCACAGGTTCATATGACATTCTTGTAGAAGGCAATGTCATCTTTCATTAAGGTCGATGGAGTGATAGTTTCAGGATTGTCCTCCATTTGATATTCTAAGTTTCGTAGAGAAATCATGTTGCAAGTCTCTCTGTAACCTCTAAATTACTTTAATTTTAAATGCTGAACATGTGAAGTGGAAGATTACTTATTCCTTGTAAAACCATTGGAAACAGACCTCTATGTGTTCTGGTCTCTTGCACAAATTGGACTCatgttaatttgtttttaaaatcagTATTTCAGCCTAGAGATGTTCAAGTTGAGAGTTTCATATTATTAGCTACATAAACAAAAGTTAACTGACATTACATGTatggtatattaatatatattaccaCTGATCTCTATTAACTGGTGCTGGTAACAAATCTGATCCTATTACTCCTTGGAAATCGCTGCACTTGAAGTACAAATTGGCTTCCCTCGTCCCAAGGTAAATCCCCTAGTTCCATCTGGCATTCTTGGTCCTTTTGTGGCTTGTTTGGTTGATGATCCTTCACACAGTGGGGAGCTGGATGACATAGGAGATGACAAAAGTGAGCCTCGTCCGGTTTGAATTGGGGCCCGTAGTCGTGACTTGCCACGCCCACGAGCCCATCCTTTCTTCGCTGCAGCTGAACTCTCTTCAGCCTATAAATATAAAGCATTGAACCTTATAGAAGAGGAACATAATAGTATCAATTTGGAGCGTTATGCCACATTTTGTAGGCTAAACACTTCTTGAAGGtttattattgaatatttcGATGAAATCATCATATCATTGATGATCAAAGACTAAACAACTGTGGCAAGACATTTTTATTGTgtcaatgatatatatataggaaacaAGAGAAACTTACAAGATTGTCAACAGCTGATTCTAAGCTAATAGGCTGAGAAGAATTTTCTGGAATTCCTTGCCCTGGAGTGTCGTCCTCATCACAATCATCGTCAAAATACCCATCAAATTCTGACTTTCTGTTCTTCAACACAGATTTTGGctgcatattttttattatgaaaacttcaatcatttttattttttttttcaggtaGAAGACACATCGGAAAACGAATAATATGAGAGATATATAAGAATCAAACTTAACATACTGAGCGTCTGAGTAGCAATGTCACTCTGAGGCCCTTTCTCCAGTTCCTTTCATCGTTTAGCTTGTCAACCTATAAAGTTCCACTGTTAATTTTGAAGAAATATGCAGGTGAGGGAAAATAGAGTACAAAAGAAAGCAAACATATTAATTTCAGTAATCTAAATTCTAAACGGTTACATACTGCTCTCTCTGCAAGTTCAGGGGTCTCATATTCCACGAGTGCATGAAGCTTGGCAAAAGAAGAAAACAGAACATTTAAATTAGGACAATCGGATgataaagaaaaaaatgaaTGCTAATGTTAGGTACAGTCTATTTACTCCCCTAGGGGCAAACTGTTCATAAATCCATACTGAACTCCTCATACCTTGTTACTGATAATAATATTTCCTTTGGGGCGGGGAGAATTGACATCTGGTGGATGGCAGATTCGAATGGTTTTCACACTGTGCATGACATTTTATTAGTACATGAAAATACTAACGAAATATATGAATCCTAGAAGAGATTTTGTGTTGCAGAGACAAGTCTAACCTTCCAACCACATTGAAAATTTTCTCGAGATTCTGATGAGAGTGATCTTCGGGTAAATTCTCTACAACAATGGTACGAGACTGCCAGACAAACACGGGTATTCTTTAtcactttaaaatttcaaagtTCTTGTGAATGACCATGACAATGTCAAAGAAAACATAAATCTATAATAACCTGCAAGTCCTCTTTGTCTTTTTCAGTAAATGGATGTTTTCTCTTGACCTTTTTTCCATCACTGCTTACAACCTTTAGAAAAAGATAATAGAAAATTACAATTTAGGGACTGATGGACTAATCACTCCTTACCTAGGGGAAAAATTGCGACATATATTAGAACTTACAAGCTTTGAAGAGGATCGTAGTGCTTGTGCAAGTGAATGGCTATTACTGACGAGGGACTTAATCTTCTTCGTAGATGCAATAAAAGATATTGGAACTGTTACAGTGCCATAATCCATGAATGACATAACATAAATTGGAGCAAAAATTGCATTGACCTTATCTCATAATTTACAATGTATCATACCATAACCTTCAGGATCCTTATTGATTTGTTTTATCAAGGACTCGTTTGCTAGCAAGCTCATGGCACTGAACTGGTATTCCGCCTGTTAAATAAACAGACGTTAGTCGAAGCAATATAATGCCTTAATGCAAAATGTATGTCATCCaggatatagaaaaatattatgtaaagaGAACAGAAGCATGGCTAACATTATGAACATGTAAAGTAAAGCTGATACACTCTGCTCAAAGATGCTTACAGATATGAGTAATTTCCAAGTCTAGGTGTGTGGACTGAAACAAAGTGAAACATCAATTATCATAGTTCCAGAGTAAAAGAGGTGTGGTTAGTTAAAATTAACGTAAACAACACGAAAGAAAGAAACGTGAGCTGGCCAATAAGGAAGATTAGGGGCGCTGCAAGGCTGCAACATTTCAAGGCCTCAAACTTGAAGTTTCAACAGACACAATTCAAAGCAATCAGTGTCTAGGAAAGAACTTGTTAAGATTTTGCAGATGATAGAAACCCCGAACACGTGGCTCGTTTTACAAATGAGACGCCGCCTCAATTACTTCCAATTATTCATTAATTTATAGTTGGTAAATTTTACGCACcctatattttttcaaaatgcCAGAGTAACCAAGATTTTCTTCTCAAGATTTAAAAAAAGGTACCTGCTTGATAATTTTTTGCTTGAGTTCAGCTGTAAGGACATCTTTCGCATAGTTTGTAATCTCAGGTGGCGGAGACGAAACCAATTGCAGAGAATCTTGATCACCAACATAAACCCAATCAGCCGCGCCATCATTTCCAGAAATATAATGAAAGCAGGGATAAAAGTATCCAGAAACAGGCATATGTGTCGGCGAATTACTATTGTTATTATATGCACTGGGCACAAATTCTGGAGCctgaacattaaatttaaacgGAACGCTAGTATtattactactactactaccaCCACTAGTACTGCATGTAATCTCCTTCATTTTACCACTATTAATCTCGAGCTGATCCGGGTTTTCTTTAATCTTTTCTGGAGGGTGTGCCTGTGCCATTTCTTGaatccttcttctttttttccttttcttgttTTGGTTTTAGTTAAATAATGTGTTTTAATTTTCTAGTGAGTGAACAACATACATTTTTTGTCTCAGATTGTTGGTGGAGAAGAGATGTTTGAGCGGACAAGTCGGAGATTATTGAATCCTCATTTGGCGGGTCTTAATATATTAACTGCCGTTCTTTCATTAATCTCCCTTATTATGTGAACCAAATTTGAAGACATTAACTTTTGTCAAGGTTCATGTCAAAACGTTTTTAGCTAAACAAAATTTACATAGAAAAAAgactattataataaaaaaaaatctcattatTACTATTTTACCACCTTCGATGCATTCAGAAGACAATATATAGGATGTAATATTCATATAACAAAGgaatattataatacaatacCACTAAGAGCATCTCTTGTCTTCAGTCTAGTAAAAAACATTAGATAAAAATCTCGGTGacatattaaaaacaaaatcattCACTCCAACAACAATCTTCTTATCTATAATTTCAGTCAATCCTCTTCTTTTAATCATGTCAGTCAGAAAATTGCACGACATGTGTTGccgtattaaaataatatgatcttATGATATACCATAATGGCAAGCCAGGATGTTGAATGCCAAATGATTAACGATAATGAACTGCAGATTTTTATGAGTGTCAATCTGCAAAGCAGAGAGTGGCTACAAAATGaaacaatttcaaatttgtttttCTGCTTTAATGCGATTGGAAAAGAGAAAATGTCCATAGTTTTCAGGAATCAAATCTAAAGACTCCAATTGTAAACGTATTGTTAACATCCTGAACTCTGTACTTTGTCGAGGCGTATGCGCAAGTGATTTGGAGCAAAGCCGCCTTTGATTCGTAAATGTAGTTTTCATCAGGTTTTGTGCTTTGCTTGCGGAATTTCCTACCTTGTTTGCGGAAGTATATAGCAGCTGTCACTAAACCATGATTATGAACTATGATGTGTTGCAGATATTGCTCAAGATTCAAAACATTATCATGTTACTCATGGATCTTTTCCAAAATTTGTCTTTTTAAGTAGCTTTTGATTGTAATGCTAGAACTTGCTCTGATGTTTTAATGGCTATGGCTTGTTGCCTGTTTCGATATATATGCACATGTTTTATAGATTTACCCCATGTGATGAGAGTCGCTTTCGATGGTCCACATATACTTCTTATGGTCGGCAACCTAAGCTAAGAGAGATTTATAATCCCAGTCTCTTGGATTCTTGTTATTGGTATCTATGATCCATCTCAACTAGTCATCAGTTTGCGATAACAAATTTGATTAGCAGCCTGAGAACATCTGTGCACGAGGTTATTTAGGAACACCTTTATTGTGCAAGAGGTTACTTGATCTCGAAAAGATATCTAGGCCTAAGCTGGCCTTCACAGCCATTACCTGAGCAGCAGACTTCTCACATGCTTGATACCAGTACAGAGCAGCCTCCTCCTGTTGTACAGCGTCAGCACCGACTTCGGCCTTGGCATGGTACACCAGAGGTACCCCCTTTTGACTTGGGCAGCTCTTCACAGTCTACACAGTCTACGCAGCCTAGTCAGCCTAATCAGCCTGGTACGCAAAGGACTTCAGTTAGAGTTGATCGGGCTGATCCTGAGGTCTTTTATGTTCGTCGGTCAAAGAGGGATAGGAAGGTTCCTGATTGTGGTACTGGTTCACATAGGGGATGATTTGTAGGTTTTTGATGACATTTCTAGTGATAGGATGCTGAACTTGTGATTTATGATAGCACggatcttgtatatattttaatttcatgtcttatgtttatattttagtaCATCGTTACTGTTTTAATGATTAAATGGgtcgacggttagggtttaggattgagggtgtagggccggtaggccctactccctcgagcctaaaccctaattaagcgaggctgaagggccgaaggccctgaagccgagacgccggcggaataaataaatttacaaccgttaacatttagggtttaggtttgggttatagaaagattaattcatactgtatattaaattggccgacggttagggtttaggattgagggtgtacggccggtaggccctactccctcgagcctaaaccctaattaagcgaggctgaagggccgaaggccctgaagccgagacgccggcggaataattaaatttacaaccgttaacatttagggttttggtttgggttttagaaagatTCATTCataatgtatattaaattggcctacggttagggtttaggattgaagGTGTAGGACCGGTAGGCCccactccctcgagcctaaaccctaattaagcgaggctgaagggccgaaggccctgaagccgagacgccggcggaataattaaatttacagccgttaacatttagggttgctgaatgataattttatactttaattattataaaattaatgcgaggctttaattcaaattttcatcaaacaaattaaaacaaaatacaaaataagtgttttcagtaaaatacaaaatacaaaattaaaacaaattaaaaaataggtaAACATTTAGGATTTTAGGATTTTAGAattattaattcattttaagcatttcatttttcattcaaacaaatttaaacaaaatacaaaataagtgttttcggtaaaatacaaaatacaaaattaaaacaatatacaaaATACAAAGCAAAACGGTAATGAAACTGGCGTTTTAAccttaattaaagaaaattagGTTAAAACGCTAATGTCACTGGCGTTTttactttaaattaaaaaatgtatatgCTAAAACGCTAGTCGAACTAGtgttttggtttttattttaagacaaAAACGCTTATGCGTCTAGCGTTTTTGGTTTTATATACATACCACAGCAGAAACACAACAGCCCAGCAGAACACTTCACCCATTCCAAACACACTGCCTGCCCTAACCCATTTTCCTGCCCTCACACATCTGCCTTAGCTTACATACAAATTGATATTTGAATACGATCATCCACAGATACAATCATGgcttcgggttcgggttcgaaaGCTGGGAATACGGTTCTTGGATGGATATACAATGACGGTAATATCATCCAATCTCAATTAGAAGGTTTTGTTTATGATAAACCTGTTTCAAAGAATGTTAGGCTAGATTTGTCTATGAATTACGCTAATTTATGTGCTTTGTTACATTCCAAGTTGAAAATTGATAGTACTAGTAAGTTGAGGCTATTTTATAGGTGTAAAAATCCCGAAGATTTGAAATTCGGGATTATACCaattgaagatgatgatgatgtagaATTAATGTTTGGTGTTGTGGTGTCAAAAGGGATGCctttttttgttgaaatttatgtAGAGAAATTGTCTTGTGATGGTAATTTGTTAAGGAGTAGTTCTAGTGTAGGGGAGAGGAGTAGTGGGCGTGATTCGGGTAATAGTCATTTTAGACATGACCATGATGTGGTTGATAGCTTCATTTCGGTCGATACTTCCCATTTAGAGAGGATGACCTCATTCGACGATGTCGAGGTTGCGAGTAATGAGGTCCCGTTGGAGTTGAAGGAGGGTAGGTTATTTAGCACGAAAGAGGATTTGATGCATGTGGTGAAGCAATACCACATTCAGAATCACTTAGAGATTAGAGTGATACGATCAGATCCGAGTAGTTGGT
This region includes:
- the LOC108207047 gene encoding la-related protein 6C, whose protein sequence is MAQAHPPEKIKENPDQLEINSGKMKEITCSTSGGSSSSNNTSVPFKFNVQAPEFVPSAYNNNSNSPTHMPVSGYFYPCFHYISGNDGAADWVYVGDQDSLQLVSSPPPEITNYAKDVLTAELKQKIIKQAEYQFSAMSLLANESLIKQINKDPEGYVPISFIASTKKIKSLVSNSHSLAQALRSSSKLVVSSDGKKVKRKHPFTEKDKEDLQSRTIVVENLPEDHSHQNLEKIFNVVGSVKTIRICHPPDVNSPRPKGNIIISNKLHALVEYETPELAERAVDKLNDERNWRKGLRVTLLLRRSPKSVLKNRKSEFDGYFDDDCDEDDTPGQGIPENSSQPISLESAVDNLAEESSAAAKKGWARGRGKSRLRAPIQTGRGSLLSSPMSSSSPLCEGSSTKQATKGPRMPDGTRGFTLGRGKPICTSSAAISKE